The bacterium genomic interval TGCGCTCGATGAGATCCTCGACGTACTCGAATATACCCTGGCCCCGGCGTTCGTCTGTCGCCTCCTCGTGTCCCTCCAAGCTTATGACGGGGATAACATTTCGAAGGGTGCGGATTCGCTCAAGCATCTGGTCGTCGAGGAGGAGGCCGTTCGTGAATACGGGGAATATGACCTGGGGATGGTCGCGTGCGATGTCGAGGATATCCGGGCGAAGGAGCGGCTCGCCGCCGGCAAGCATAACGATGGAGACGCCCAGCTCGGCCGCCTCGTGCACGATGCGGCGGAGAAGTTCATTGCTCATTTCGGCCTCGACAGATTTGCGAAGAGCCCTCGCGTAGCAGCCGGCGCAGTTCAGGTTGCACTGGTTGGTAACGGAGATTATCATGAGAGGGGGCACGTGGATATCCTGCTCGGCCATAGCCTCGCGGGTCTTGACCGCCTTTCGCTGGTTGTTGAGCGTACGCCAGAAGAAGAGCGTCTTTCCCGGATCGCGGAGATTGATCTTCAGGGCGTCCTTGAAGAGCGCCTTTATCTGCGAGTCGAATAGAGCGGCGTAAGATTCCTGCATGCTACTTTGGATACGTCTCTGGAAGAACCTTTGCAATCATGAAATTCGTGAACGCCTCCGGCTCCTCGAAGCAGGGCGAGTGTGCGGAGCGCTCGAACCAGACGTATTCCTTTTGCGGCGCCTCGAGCTTCTCGAAATAAGGGTAAGAGACGGAACCGGGAGTGTTGTAGTCGTGGCGTCCCACGCAGAAGTAGACGGGAACTTTGACGCTCGTGATCTCGGAATCGAGTTTTACCTCGAGGAGTTCCTGCCACATGTTCTTCATCGAAAAGACGCTTCCCCTGAGGTAGTTTAAGGATTCGCCGAAGGTGTACTCCTTGGTTGTAAGGAGAACCTTGACGATCATGGAATAATCGGTTTTTCCGAACCACCAGGCTCCGTACTTCGTTAACCACTTGCGCTCTGTCTGGATTCCCTTGAATGCGGGCTTGCCGTTTACGATATCGGTCTTGTATATTCCTGCTTCCGGCGGGCCGACGGATTCGAGTTCCTTCACAGCTTTCTTGTCCCCCCTGCGAATCGCCTCGTCATGACAGAATCTCCAGGATGCATGTTCGTTCGAGTCGCCCCGGACGAACTGGCCTATACCGACGTAGGCATAATAATCCTCAGGATAGCGCGAGATTGCATACATGCCGAGAACGGATCCCCATGAGTGACCAAGGAGGTATATCTTCTCCCGGCCGAACCTTTCCTTGAGGAGCGAGGTGAGTTCGCGGCAATCGGAGATGAACTGCTCGATGTTCATGCTCTCTTTCGGGATTTTGGATGAGTAGGATTTGCCCGCGCCGCGCTGATCCCACATTATTACCACGAAGTGTTTTTCGAGCGCAGGATTGAAGCGTGTTATCAAAGGCATCTCGGCAGAACCCGGCCCGCCGTGAAGGAATAGGAGAAGAGGTTTTGTGATATCCTCTCCCCGGATGAGTATCCACTGGTCCACCCCGCCGAGTCTTACTCTATCCAGAGATGTTATACTTCTTTCAAGAAGCTCGCCTCCCGGACCCTTTATTGCAGGCGTATACGCGCAAGAAACCGCGAAGATTAATGCGAATCCTGCAAGTGCGACTTTAATAAGGTTCAATCCTTCTCCTTTCGCATAATCCGGCTAATTCACCTCGACCAACTGAGGTCGATAATGCTATATGAAATGCAGATGGTGTCAACGAAGCCATTCAGTAAATCTCGAATGCACCATTAGTGATATCGATATGCACTCGCTTTCCCTTGAACGCATCCGCGCCCAGGACGCCGTCCAGCTTGATGAAACCGGCGTCATGGTGGGGATAGGATGTAACGTTCTTTAGCGCGACATTTCTGCCGTTGACGGAAATATCCAACGCGGGCACTTTTACCGCTTCAAACCGCTCCATTCCTCCTGCACCGCCGACTATTTGCGCGGTCTTGCGAGCATTCTCAAAGGAGATTTTCGTAAATAGATTGTCATATACGCCTGTTCTTGATGCACCAGTATCAAGAAAGAAATAGAGGGTCTCTCCTGACATAGCAGCGGTAACGATTGGATAGTCAAGCCAGAACAGGGATGGAGAAGCGTTAGGGACAATCACGGGTTTCTTTATTGTTATATGTTTTCTCAGGTAATCTATCTTGATATCCAGATTCTGGATTGCATTCCAGCCAATAATTCCGTCAATTTTAATAAAGGTCAATCCGAGCATCCTGAACTCAAGATTTTTAGAATCTATGATCATTGCCGGATGGTTCTCTATCTCGAGCTCGCCGATTTTGAGTTTTCTTATGGAAACAGGCTGAATGCCGACCTTCTTTGAGGTAGATGTAAGAGCCTGCGCTTCTGCGGACGATAGGGCAACCACGCCGCAATCCATTGCCGCATCAGAGGATAGTACGCTGAGACCTGCTCCTGTATCGAGCCAGAATCTGCGTTTGTTACCGTTTATTTCGACCTCTATTATCGGGGCGCCGGAAATGCTAAGCCTCATCGGGATTATTATCGAGTCCTTGGGAAAGATGTAGCGTTCGGGAGGCAACAGTCTGAACGAATTGATTAGGGAAATCGCGTTCTCATCGTCATCGGGAATTCCCAATATGGAAAGCGAATCCCACTCGGAGTAAAACAGATATAGACTGCCGAGGATTTTTTGCGAGTTTTCTTTCATTGTAGAATCGTTTGCAGCATGATAAAGCTCTCTGAAGACAGACACCGCTGATGAAAGCTGCCCCATCGACACAAGTCGGAGTCCGCTTATAAATTCAGTCTCCTCAGGGTTGGAACGCAACGAGTCAAGGGCAAGAAAATCCAATTCCTTAGCGGCTTCAAAAAAAATACTATCCCCGGTCCCTCCGAAAGCTGCCGATAAGAGAAGCATAAAAGCGAGCAAAAACTTTTTTATCAAGACTGACTTTCCTTTTCTATGGTTTTACACAGTCTGCAAAGACGTGCCATAATTCAAAAAGTTGCATGACTAAGCCCGTAAAACCAATCGTCACTTTGACAGGGCTTCTTTTGCATCAGCTGTAATCTGTTCCGAAGAGATACGCTTGAGATTGGAAATCCGGGTCGAGAACAGGCCTGCGGCAAGCACGGCAAGACATCCTCCTATCAAAAGCGTGTATGGAGCGCCTATCGCGTCTACAACCTTTCCCATGATAAGATTTCCGAAAGGCAAGGTGCCCATCATTGCTGCAGAGTAGAAGGCCATAACTCTGCCCCGCTTATCGTCGTGAACGATGTTCTGGATAAGCGTGTTGGATGATGCAAGAGTGACCATCATTCCGAAACCGGTTATAGAGGCAAGGGCCATCGTCAGCCAGAATGTTCTCGAGAAAGATACCAGAATGAGTCCTGCGCCGAAAAGAGTTCCGGCAATCGGTATGAATCTCCAAAGAACCGTGAAAGACTTTCGTGAACCGAGAAACATTGCACCGCACAGAGCGCCTACTCCAACAGCGCCCATAAGGAAACCGTAAGTGCTCGAGTCTCCGAATAGCACGACCTTTGCGACAACCGGCATCACAGTAATATACGGCATGGCTATTAGGCTCAGAAAGGAAACAAGAATTAAGAGCGAGCGTATTGGGGCAGACTTTACGGTGTATCGTGTTCCTTCAAGAAGATCTTTGAAGACGCTTTTTTCCCTGCGCTCTGGCCGCTCATAAGAAATCTTCATCGCAAAAAGAGAAGCGATAACGGCAAGGTAAGAAACCGCGTTAACGACAAAACACGCCCGCTCGCCTGCCGCCGCTATGATTATACCCGCTATTGTAGGTCCGATAAGGCGAGCGCCGTTGAACATGGCTGAGTTAAGGGCTATGGCCGAGCCAAGGTCTTCCTTCTTTGAGACCATCTTCACGATGAACGCCTGCCTTGCCGGCATGTCTACAGCGTTTACGAGCCCTAAGAAGAGACCGAGGCCGAATATATGCCATATCTGGATGGTGTTGGTAAAGACGAGAACCGAAAGCAGCGCGGCCTGAAGCATCGAAAGCGTCTGCGTCGCGAGAATGATTCTTCGGCGGTCGAATCTATCAACAAGGACGCCTGCAAAAGGCATTATCAAAAGATTGGGTATCTGGCTCACAAAGCCGACCAGGCCCAAAAGGGTCGCCGAACCCGTAAGCTTGTATACAAGCCATGCCATCGCCACCTGCTGCATCCAGGTTCCGATTAAGGAGACGCCCTGACCTAAAAAAAACAGTCTGTAATTGTAATGTTTGAGAGCCCTCAACGTATGAGCGAGATTCCGCCTTCGGTTGTTGATGAATCTGGATATATCAAGCAATTCCGGAAACTCCCTTTGTCGACTGGAATTCTTCGAGATGCGTATAAATAATGATTACCGGCACCCCGGATAATGATGTCATTTGAGATGCAATTATAATCTCCAGTCGAACGGTGTCAACTCAATCGTGCTGCAAGATACTAAGCCGCGGTATTTGCAGGAACACGAATTATCATCATCTAACCGTTCAAAAGTCCCATAACAACAACGTCATGGTAGCCGCCTGAATCGTGGTGGGCTTCTCTTTTTACACCTTCTCTCTTGAACCCGAGTCTTTCCAAGAGCGCCAGGCTCCTCGCATTGAAATCGTAAACCTCGGCCTCTATCCTGTGGCAGCTGCGGGAAAAAAGTTTGCTAACAAGAAGAGAGAGCGCCTCATAGGCGTAACCCCTGCCGCGCTCCTCGCCAAGCCCGAACCGTAGCCATGCAAATCGCTTGCTGGAGTCCATCCAGTTTATCCTAATGTATCCTATCGGTCTTTCTGAATTATTAAGCGCTATCATGAAATACAACTCCGATTGCGACTCTATCGACTTTCTTATGCTTTCCTTTTCATCTTCGAGGGTGATATTGCTATCTTCATCCAGCGCCATGCTTTTGAAATAAGGCTCCGATTTCCATCGGAATACATCCGAGGTGTCATCTAAAGTAACCCCTCTCAGGGATATCCGTTCTGCCTTGAGTATTGATTCTTTCATGGTTAATTCTAAACGTCGAGCGGAAGAAATCAAGAACATGGAGCCAAATGTTTTTTATAAGATCGCGCTTCCGGGTGTTGACAACCCTAGTATGCTGGCTAAACTCCCTAACGATGAACCCGGCTGAAAGGATAAAGTTGCTGAACGATTATATTGCTCTTCATCCGTCATCAAAAGCGTTTGCACGCCTTGCAGAAGCATATGCGGAAGCGGGACAGGTAGACTACGCTCTGGGTCTCATTGAAAAGGGGCTCAAGGAGCACCCCCATTATCTGCCTGCGCTGGTTCTGCGCGCGCAGTATCTTTTGAGACAGAATCAGCCTTTCAAAGCGGAGGAATCCCTGAGGGGAGCCTTATCGGTCGATCCTGCAAACATTGACGCGCTGAGGATGCTTCTTGAGCTTGAGATGAAACGCGAGGCTGCAGGGCGCGGGATGACGGCAAAAAAATTGGCCGCCCTCGATCCGGGCGACCCTCTTGCACAAAAGGCGCTTTCAGAAGAGACAAAACAAATATCCCCCTTTACAACGCGCAGCGTAGCAGAGCTTTACGAAAGCCAGGGATACTTGTCGGAAGCGCTCCGAATCTATAGGGAAATATTGCGGCTGAATACTGAGGATAAGGAAATCGGCGCAAAAATAAATGAGCTGGAGGCTCGAATCAATGGAACAAAGACTTCGTAAGCTTAAGCTTAAAATGAAGAAGGAAGGCCTTGACTCTCTTCTCGTGACGAATTTGACCAATGTCAGATATCTTACAGGTTATTCCGGCTCTAATGGATACGTTTTCATCGCAGAAAACGTTCATTTTTTTACCGATTTCAGATACCAGGAACAAGTAAAGCGTGAGGTTACTAAAAGAGCCCGCATCCACATCATCACAAAGGGTTTTTTTGATGCATTAGGCTCGGTACCCGGACTAGGAAAGCTAAGGATGATTGGATTTGAAGCCGATAAGGTAACCGTTTCTTTTCTTGAGGAGCTTAAAAAGAGCCTGAAGAAGCAGGGAAACTTCAAATGGGTCCCTACGAAGAATCTAGTCGAGGATATGCGCAAGGTCAAAGACCAGGAGGAGGTCGAGCACATTGCAAAAGCCGCTGCAATAACGGATAAAACCCTCAAGGAGGTATTCCGGCTCGTGAAGCCTGGCGTCACTGAACAGGATCTTTCCGCAGAGATAGCTTTCAGATTCATGCGGTATACAGCCTCTCCTCCGGCATTCGACTCGATAGTTGCATCAGGGCCCAACAGCGCCATGCCTCATGCGCATCCAACAAACCGCAGGCTCCGCAAGGGAGATTTTCTGACATTCGATATAGGCGCGCGCTGGAATGGATATTCCGCGGATCTTACGAGAACGGTGGTCATAGGAAGGGCGGGTGAAAAGCACAAGGAGATTTACAAAATCGTTCTCGACGCTCAAAGAAAGGCTCTTGAAGGCATCCATGCGGGAATCGAGGCAAGAAAGGCGGACGCCCTCGCAAGAGACGTTATTAAGGCTGCAGGCTACGGCGAGTATTTCGGGCACAGCCTTGGGCATGGAGTAGGGCTTCAGACCCATGACGGCATAGCTCTTTCCTCGCTCGCGAAAGACAAGGTTCCGGAAGGCGCGGTTGTTACCGTGGAACCGGGCATATACATCCCCGACTGGGGCGGCGTAAGGATTGAGGATCTTGTACTTGTTTTGAGAAACGGCGTTAAGCTTCTCTCGCATTCCCCTCGCGGGAAGCTGCTGGAGCTATAGGAGGCATAATTGAAGCTTTCGGATATAGAGAGATTGATGAAACTGCTTGGCGAGTCGGATCTCGCCGAGGTTGAGATTCAATACGGCTGGCGGAAAAAAATTCGCCTGAGCAAATTCGCTGGCCAGGTAAGAGTTGAGCAAATACCAGTTTCGCCCGCTTTAACTTCTCGCGAGACACAAACGACGCATCCGGTTGATACAAAGATGACAGAAAAGCAAGAGTCTGTTGAGGCGCCGAAAAGAGCGGCCAATCTGATTGCCATAACCTCGCCGATGGTCGGCACATTCTACCGCGCGCCAGCTCCTGACGCTCCTCCCTATACCGAGGTCGGAGAAATGGTCAAGCCCGGAACCGTTGTCTGCATAGTGGAAGCCATGAAGCTCATGAACGAGATACAGTCGGATGTATCGGGCAAGGTTGTCGAGATACTTGTGGCGAACGAAACGCCAGTAGAGTACGGTCAGGAACTCTTCCTTATAGAACCGATGTAATATGTTTACAAAGGTTCTTATCGCAAACCGCGGAGAAATAGCCGTCCGAATCATACGCGCGTGCAAGGAGCTCGGCATTGGAACGGTTGCCGTCTACTCCCAGGCCGATTCTGAAGCCCTGCATGCCCGTCTTGCCGACGAAGCCGTATGCATAGGACCACCTCTTGCGTCCGAAAGCTACCTTAAAGTCACCAATCTCATAAGCGCTGCTGAAG includes:
- a CDS encoding GNAT family N-acetyltransferase, which codes for MKESILKAERISLRGVTLDDTSDVFRWKSEPYFKSMALDEDSNITLEDEKESIRKSIESQSELYFMIALNNSERPIGYIRINWMDSSKRFAWLRFGLGEERGRGYAYEALSLLVSKLFSRSCHRIEAEVYDFNARSLALLERLGFKREGVKREAHHDSGGYHDVVVMGLLNG
- the accB gene encoding acetyl-CoA carboxylase biotin carboxyl carrier protein — translated: MKLSDIERLMKLLGESDLAEVEIQYGWRKKIRLSKFAGQVRVEQIPVSPALTSRETQTTHPVDTKMTEKQESVEAPKRAANLIAITSPMVGTFYRAPAPDAPPYTEVGEMVKPGTVVCIVEAMKLMNEIQSDVSGKVVEILVANETPVEYGQELFLIEPM
- a CDS encoding alpha/beta hydrolase, translated to MNLIKVALAGFALIFAVSCAYTPAIKGPGGELLERSITSLDRVRLGGVDQWILIRGEDITKPLLLFLHGGPGSAEMPLITRFNPALEKHFVVIMWDQRGAGKSYSSKIPKESMNIEQFISDCRELTSLLKERFGREKIYLLGHSWGSVLGMYAISRYPEDYYAYVGIGQFVRGDSNEHASWRFCHDEAIRRGDKKAVKELESVGPPEAGIYKTDIVNGKPAFKGIQTERKWLTKYGAWWFGKTDYSMIVKVLLTTKEYTFGESLNYLRGSVFSMKNMWQELLEVKLDSEITSVKVPVYFCVGRHDYNTPGSVSYPYFEKLEAPQKEYVWFERSAHSPCFEEPEAFTNFMIAKVLPETYPK
- a CDS encoding MFS transporter encodes the protein MNNRRRNLAHTLRALKHYNYRLFFLGQGVSLIGTWMQQVAMAWLVYKLTGSATLLGLVGFVSQIPNLLIMPFAGVLVDRFDRRRIILATQTLSMLQAALLSVLVFTNTIQIWHIFGLGLFLGLVNAVDMPARQAFIVKMVSKKEDLGSAIALNSAMFNGARLIGPTIAGIIIAAAGERACFVVNAVSYLAVIASLFAMKISYERPERREKSVFKDLLEGTRYTVKSAPIRSLLILVSFLSLIAMPYITVMPVVAKVVLFGDSSTYGFLMGAVGVGALCGAMFLGSRKSFTVLWRFIPIAGTLFGAGLILVSFSRTFWLTMALASITGFGMMVTLASSNTLIQNIVHDDKRGRVMAFYSAAMMGTLPFGNLIMGKVVDAIGAPYTLLIGGCLAVLAAGLFSTRISNLKRISSEQITADAKEALSK
- a CDS encoding radical SAM protein; the encoded protein is MQESYAALFDSQIKALFKDALKINLRDPGKTLFFWRTLNNQRKAVKTREAMAEQDIHVPPLMIISVTNQCNLNCAGCYARALRKSVEAEMSNELLRRIVHEAAELGVSIVMLAGGEPLLRPDILDIARDHPQVIFPVFTNGLLLDDQMLERIRTLRNVIPVISLEGHEEATDERRGQGIFEYVEDLIERINAKDIFTGISFTVTRFNLPIVTDRHFISSLISRGSKLFFFVEYVPVKAGTEDWILTQDQRSLLLTYLDSLRSALPGLFICFPGDEEQFGGCLSSGRGFVHVSAEGKLEPCPFAPYSDTSLANIPLREALKSEFLAKIRANHNELKETSGGCALWAKREWVASLIPTREN
- a CDS encoding aminopeptidase P family protein — protein: MEQRLRKLKLKMKKEGLDSLLVTNLTNVRYLTGYSGSNGYVFIAENVHFFTDFRYQEQVKREVTKRARIHIITKGFFDALGSVPGLGKLRMIGFEADKVTVSFLEELKKSLKKQGNFKWVPTKNLVEDMRKVKDQEEVEHIAKAAAITDKTLKEVFRLVKPGVTEQDLSAEIAFRFMRYTASPPAFDSIVASGPNSAMPHAHPTNRRLRKGDFLTFDIGARWNGYSADLTRTVVIGRAGEKHKEIYKIVLDAQRKALEGIHAGIEARKADALARDVIKAAGYGEYFGHSLGHGVGLQTHDGIALSSLAKDKVPEGAVVTVEPGIYIPDWGGVRIEDLVLVLRNGVKLLSHSPRGKLLEL